ATATCGACGATAACAGACAGGGGGCTATGCTGAACCTTATCAGGGAATCTATCCGCGACGGTTTGACCTCGGAGTTGGGCGTTGCATTTTCAGATGACGTTGATAAAAGTAACTTCACGCTTTCTGTTCAGGTTTTCACCGAACCTTCCCCTCCGAACCAGTTCGGAATATCGATCACTTACGCCAATTACACGTTTACGATGAAAGACAACAAGTCCGGTGACGTTATCTACAGCAAGGTTTTGGAGAAGGTAAAGGGCGCCGGTCTCGATGAAAAATCCTCACGAAAAAAGGCGCTTATGAAGGGCGTAAACATATTTAAAACTGAGATAGCCGCAGAGATTATAGCCCTGCTGGACAAAATTTAGAAATCGGTTGTACCTCGGCCAGTCGAAGGCCCGGCTCCTGACGGGCTGCCGGACGACGCAGCAAATTAGATATTAGCGGAGATGAACGATGAATCAGTTTCTCATGATGTTGTTAATTCAAATATTTGCACTTTCTGCTCTCCCGCAGGAAGCTGGCTCGATGCCGGGGAATGAGTCCGGAGCGGCTGAAATTAAGTCGGTGGTAGAGGCATACCACAAGGCGCTTGCGGCTGGCGACGCTGATGCCGCCGTGAATCTCCTATCGGAAGATGTCATTATACTTGAGAGCGGTCATATGGAAAACGCCGAAGAATATAAGTTACATCATTTAGAAACGGATATGGAGTTTTCAGCCGCGGTGAAGAGCAAACGTGAGGTGATACAGGCAGTCGTCGAGGGAGATGCCGGCTGGGTCATCTCCTCCAGCACGGCGAAGGGTGAGTTCCGGGGACGCGAAATAAATTCCGCCGGCGTGGAACTCATGGTACTCTCAAAGGAATCCGGCAGCTGGGAGATCCGTGCGATCCACTGGTCCTCAAGACGGTTGAAATAGTGAATTTTAGGATATTCTTTATTGGAAAACCACCCCTTTATCCCCTCCTTAGAAAGGAGGGGATACTAAAA
The genomic region above belongs to Candidatus Neomarinimicrobiota bacterium and contains:
- a CDS encoding nuclear transport factor 2 family protein; this encodes MNQFLMMLLIQIFALSALPQEAGSMPGNESGAAEIKSVVEAYHKALAAGDADAAVNLLSEDVIILESGHMENAEEYKLHHLETDMEFSAAVKSKREVIQAVVEGDAGWVISSSTAKGEFRGREINSAGVELMVLSKESGSWEIRAIHWSSRRLK